The sequence CGTCCGTACTCATCAGTCACTTCTGGCCGTCGGTCTGCAATCCAATCATCAAGAACAGCACACACTTCGTCTGAAACAGCCACGAGTCGTTCACCCTTCTCTTGATTTTTAATTGGAGTGTCAGTAGCAGGCCGATGAAAAACCTCGATATACTGCTCTGTTGGAGAGTAGTCACCAACATCGACTGCACGGGCAGATCCCCGGCGCATCATTGTATGCCAGAGCAAAGCAATGGTCACGTGTTTGAGTGAGGCGTAGTTGTATGTCCGTAGTTGTTCGAGAATTTCTGCGGCCCGTTCTGGTCCCAAAATTGCGTCCCGGATGTTGTCGTCAGCTGCAAGGCTTGGAAGTTGAACCTTGGTGTGAAGATCGTTTGAGACTGCCTCAATGGACTCGAGCCACTTGACAAACACTCGCAGCGTGGCCATCTGAGTTTTTTCGCTAACGGTATTCAGGTCTCCATCGTTGCGTCTCCAGATACGGTATTCGTAGAGAATCCGACCGGTGAGCGCGTTTAGATTGTCGATGTCCTGGTCGTCGCACCACCTCACAAAGTGTCCTAAGCGTGATTTATGCGACCGAAGCGTCGCTTGAGCGACTTCATTGCGACGGTGCTCGAGGTACAGTTCGAGTGCTCGTTCAGGTGTGATTGGTTCCAGACTCATGGGTTCGTTGTGTGGTAAAACGAATCCCAGGAGGGGAGCGGGATAATAGACGAATCCAGTGGAGTGTCCCTGTTCGTCGTTCAGGGGTGTGACCAGCACCTGCAGCGCCCATTCGTTTTCCGAACGAAGTAGATTCAACAGACAGCGTCGAGTTCCTTATAAAGAACCCTCTCTCTGCGCGAAAGAGTTCGTTCCGATCCATCACGGGGGTCGATGCCGTCATGCGATCCGCTAGATACAAGGTTTCACTGCGGCTACAAAAAAGTGGCGCGCGATATAACTGAATCAGCGTGTCATACAATAGAGCACACGCCCTCCGGACTCTGTAGTGAACGTTCAGTACAGGTGGGGTAGTTA is a genomic window of Natranaeroarchaeum aerophilus containing:
- a CDS encoding tyrosine-type recombinase/integrase yields the protein MSLEPITPERALELYLEHRRNEVAQATLRSHKSRLGHFVRWCDDQDIDNLNALTGRILYEYRIWRRNDGDLNTVSEKTQMATLRVFVKWLESIEAVSNDLHTKVQLPSLAADDNIRDAILGPERAAEILEQLRTYNYASLKHVTIALLWHTMMRRGSARAVDVGDYSPTEQYIEVFHRPATDTPIKNQEKGERLVAVSDEVCAVLDDWIADRRPEVTDEYGREPLLASPQGRIHKSTIAQYVYMLTRPCVQLDNCPHDRDIQSCEAIERNGASKCPSSVSPHAIRRGAITHALNNDVPEKVVSDRADVGPNVLEKHYDHRSEHEKMEQRRKYIEML